One segment of Dama dama isolate Ldn47 chromosome 15, ASM3311817v1, whole genome shotgun sequence DNA contains the following:
- the IKZF5 gene encoding zinc finger protein Pegasus isoform X1, with protein MGEKKPEPLDFVKDFQEYLTQQTHHVNMISGSVSGDKEAEALQGAGTDGDQNGLDHPSVEVSLDENSGMLVDGFERTFDGKLKCRYCNYASKGTARLIEHIRIHTGEKPHRCHLCPFASAYERHLEAHMRSHTGEKPYKCELCSFRCSDRSNLSHHRRRKHKMVPIKGTRSSLSSKKMWGVLQKKTSNLNYSRRALINLSPPSMVVQKPDYLNDFTHEIPNIQTDSYESMAKTTPTGGLPRDPQELMVDNPLNQLSTLAGQLSSLPPENQNPASPDVVPCAEEKPFMMQQPSAQAVVSAVSASLPQSSSPTSPEPRPSHGQRNYSPVAGPSSEPSAHTSTPSMGNSQPSTPAPTLPVQDPQLLHHCQHCDMYFADNILYTIHMGCHGYENPFQCNICGCKCKNKYDFACHFARGQHNQH; from the exons ATGGGTGAGAAGAAACCGGAGCCTTTGGACTTTGTGAAAGATTTCCAGGAATACCTAACTCAGCAGACCCATCATGTCAACATGATTTCTGGATCAGTTAGTGGGGACAAAGAAGCAGAGGCTCTTCAGGGAG CTGGAACAGATGGTGATCAAAATGGACTTGATCATCCATCTGTTGAAGTTTCCCTGGATGAAAACTCAGGAATGTTAGTAGACGGGTTTGAAAGGACCTTTGATGGAAAGCTCAAGTGTCGGTACTGCAACTATGCCAGCAAAGGCACCGCCCGGCTCATTGAACACATTAGAATTCACACAG gtgaGAAACCTCATCGATGTCACTTGTGTCCATTTGCATCTGCCTATGAGCGTCATCTGGAAGCCCACATGCGTTCCCATACAGGAGAAAAACCATACAAATGTGAATTGTGTTCCTTCCGCTGCAGTGACCGAAGCAACCTGTCCCATCATCGAAGGCGCAAGCATAAAATGGTACCAATTAAAGGTACTAGGTCTTCCTTAAGCAGCAAGAAAATGTGGGGGGTTTTACAGAAGAAAACTAGCAACCTGAACTATAGCAGAAGAGCACTCATCAACTTAAGCCCaccttccatggtggttcagaagCCAGACTACCTTAATGATTTTACCCATGAAATCCCAAATATCCAAACTGACTCCTATGAAAGTATGGCGAAAACCACACCAACTGGAGGCCTGCCAAGAGACCCCCAAGAACTCATGGTCGACAACCCTTTAAACCAGCTCTCAACTCTAGCCGGACAGCTGTCCAGTTTGCCACCTGAAAACCAAAATCCCGCATCCCCTGATGTAGTTCCCTGCGCCGAGGAGAAGCCCTTCATGATGCAGCAGCCCTCTGCCCAGGCAGTAGTTTCTGCCGTGTCAGCAAGTCTTCCTCAGAGCTCCTCTCCCACCAGCCCCGAGCCTCGGCCGTCACACGGTCAAAGGAACTACAGTCCGGTGGCAGGGCCGAGCAGTGAACCAAGTGCCCACACGAGTACTCCGAGCATGGGAAACAGCCAGCCGAGCACGCCAGCCCCCACCCTGCCAGTCCAGGACCCGCAGCTTCTCCACCACTGCCAGCACTGTGACATGTACTTTGCCGACAATATCCTTTACACTATTCACATGGGATGTCATGGGTATGAAAATCCTTTTCAGTGTAACATATGTGGATGCAAATGTAAAAACAAGTATGATTTTGCCTGTCATTTTGCAAGAGGGCAGCATAACCAACACTGA
- the IKZF5 gene encoding zinc finger protein Pegasus isoform X2 — translation MLVDGFERTFDGKLKCRYCNYASKGTARLIEHIRIHTGEKPHRCHLCPFASAYERHLEAHMRSHTGEKPYKCELCSFRCSDRSNLSHHRRRKHKMVPIKGTRSSLSSKKMWGVLQKKTSNLNYSRRALINLSPPSMVVQKPDYLNDFTHEIPNIQTDSYESMAKTTPTGGLPRDPQELMVDNPLNQLSTLAGQLSSLPPENQNPASPDVVPCAEEKPFMMQQPSAQAVVSAVSASLPQSSSPTSPEPRPSHGQRNYSPVAGPSSEPSAHTSTPSMGNSQPSTPAPTLPVQDPQLLHHCQHCDMYFADNILYTIHMGCHGYENPFQCNICGCKCKNKYDFACHFARGQHNQH, via the exons ATGTTAGTAGACGGGTTTGAAAGGACCTTTGATGGAAAGCTCAAGTGTCGGTACTGCAACTATGCCAGCAAAGGCACCGCCCGGCTCATTGAACACATTAGAATTCACACAG gtgaGAAACCTCATCGATGTCACTTGTGTCCATTTGCATCTGCCTATGAGCGTCATCTGGAAGCCCACATGCGTTCCCATACAGGAGAAAAACCATACAAATGTGAATTGTGTTCCTTCCGCTGCAGTGACCGAAGCAACCTGTCCCATCATCGAAGGCGCAAGCATAAAATGGTACCAATTAAAGGTACTAGGTCTTCCTTAAGCAGCAAGAAAATGTGGGGGGTTTTACAGAAGAAAACTAGCAACCTGAACTATAGCAGAAGAGCACTCATCAACTTAAGCCCaccttccatggtggttcagaagCCAGACTACCTTAATGATTTTACCCATGAAATCCCAAATATCCAAACTGACTCCTATGAAAGTATGGCGAAAACCACACCAACTGGAGGCCTGCCAAGAGACCCCCAAGAACTCATGGTCGACAACCCTTTAAACCAGCTCTCAACTCTAGCCGGACAGCTGTCCAGTTTGCCACCTGAAAACCAAAATCCCGCATCCCCTGATGTAGTTCCCTGCGCCGAGGAGAAGCCCTTCATGATGCAGCAGCCCTCTGCCCAGGCAGTAGTTTCTGCCGTGTCAGCAAGTCTTCCTCAGAGCTCCTCTCCCACCAGCCCCGAGCCTCGGCCGTCACACGGTCAAAGGAACTACAGTCCGGTGGCAGGGCCGAGCAGTGAACCAAGTGCCCACACGAGTACTCCGAGCATGGGAAACAGCCAGCCGAGCACGCCAGCCCCCACCCTGCCAGTCCAGGACCCGCAGCTTCTCCACCACTGCCAGCACTGTGACATGTACTTTGCCGACAATATCCTTTACACTATTCACATGGGATGTCATGGGTATGAAAATCCTTTTCAGTGTAACATATGTGGATGCAAATGTAAAAACAAGTATGATTTTGCCTGTCATTTTGCAAGAGGGCAGCATAACCAACACTGA